The following coding sequences lie in one Natrinema sp. DC36 genomic window:
- a CDS encoding enoyl-CoA hydratase-related protein — protein MVAYDNLSVDHDDGVATVTLDSAAGRNALTLEMANELVSVATTLGENPDTRCIVLTHAGDFFGSGADLSALSGDGSDAAHIRELAGRAHEAIVQFHRAETPVVGGVNGIAAGIGFSLTLFPDLLVLGEDATLKFAYPGIGLTGDGGATFFLPRLVGLRTAKEIALRDEPIDPDEARELGLANEVVPTDDFDDRLATVAADLAAGPTRAFGTTTRLLTDSYDRSLERQLAAETDGIAGATRTEDYERGLDAFFGDDDPDFVGR, from the coding sequence ATGGTTGCGTACGATAACCTCTCGGTTGACCACGACGACGGCGTTGCAACGGTCACACTCGATAGCGCGGCCGGTCGAAACGCGCTCACCCTCGAGATGGCGAACGAACTGGTGTCGGTGGCGACGACCCTCGGCGAAAATCCGGATACTCGCTGTATCGTACTCACGCACGCGGGCGATTTCTTCGGGTCCGGGGCCGATCTCAGTGCCCTGTCCGGTGACGGCTCCGACGCGGCCCACATCCGGGAGTTGGCCGGACGGGCCCACGAAGCGATCGTCCAGTTCCATCGGGCGGAAACGCCGGTCGTCGGCGGTGTCAACGGTATCGCGGCCGGAATCGGATTCAGCCTCACGCTGTTTCCGGACCTGCTCGTCCTCGGCGAGGACGCGACGCTCAAATTTGCGTATCCGGGGATCGGGCTGACCGGTGACGGCGGTGCGACGTTCTTCCTGCCGCGACTGGTCGGCCTCCGGACCGCCAAGGAGATCGCCCTCCGGGACGAGCCGATCGACCCCGACGAAGCCCGGGAGCTGGGACTGGCCAACGAGGTCGTTCCCACCGACGACTTCGACGACCGGCTGGCCACAGTCGCCGCCGATCTGGCTGCCGGGCCGACTCGCGCGTTCGGGACGACGACCCGACTGCTGACCGACAGCTACGATCGCTCGCTCGAGCGACAGCTCGCGGCGGAGACAGATGGCATCGCAGGTGCAACGCGAACGGAAGACTACGAGCGCGGACTCGACGCGTTCTTTGGCGACGACGATCCCGACTTCGTCGGCCGGTAG
- a CDS encoding acyl CoA:acetate/3-ketoacid CoA transferase, protein MTVRQSREAAIECIDDGDTIGVGGFVAVGIPEYVLEALGERYAETGTPRDLTLYHPAAEGDRQGRGLSHLVRDGMLERTIASHWGFTPDLMEKIVSNEIEAYNLPFGVMDHMLRDTAAGKPGTITHVGLGTFVDPRQDGAKANDVTEDDIVELVTFDGEEYLYYRSVPIDVAIIRGTTADEDGNITTEREALDSNTLAMAQAAHNSGGTVIAQVERITESGTLTARDVTVPGVLVDTVVEAPPSHHQQTYAEDYNPAYSGEIKRPTDDGSDGIPLDIRTIIARRAAMELEPNSVINLGVGVPELVPVVAAEGGIDDEITQTVESGPVGGAASGGISFGTASNHHALVSSPQQFDFYDGGGLDMGFLGMAQADAAGNINVSRFGSQLPGCGGFINITQNAEKVVFCGTLTTNGLEIETGNGALSIEREGTSPKFIDSVEQITFSGEYATDIDQPIVYVTERAVFELTEAGLELTEVAPGIDVETDVIDEMGFEPLVAGDLDEMDSRLFVDERFDLTDVL, encoded by the coding sequence ATGACAGTCCGCCAGTCCAGAGAGGCTGCTATCGAGTGCATCGACGACGGCGATACGATCGGAGTCGGCGGCTTCGTCGCCGTCGGTATTCCCGAGTACGTCCTCGAGGCACTCGGTGAGCGATACGCTGAAACCGGGACACCCCGCGACCTCACCCTCTATCATCCCGCTGCGGAGGGCGACCGACAGGGTCGTGGGCTCTCGCATCTCGTTCGGGACGGTATGCTCGAGCGCACTATCGCGAGCCACTGGGGCTTTACGCCCGATCTGATGGAGAAGATCGTCTCGAACGAGATCGAGGCATACAACCTTCCGTTCGGCGTGATGGATCACATGCTTCGCGATACCGCCGCGGGGAAGCCCGGCACGATCACCCACGTCGGCCTGGGGACGTTCGTGGATCCGCGTCAGGACGGCGCGAAGGCGAACGACGTCACCGAAGACGACATCGTCGAACTCGTGACCTTCGACGGCGAGGAGTACCTCTACTATCGCTCGGTCCCGATCGACGTCGCTATTATCCGGGGAACAACGGCTGACGAAGACGGCAACATAACCACGGAGCGAGAGGCGCTCGATTCGAATACGTTGGCGATGGCTCAGGCCGCACACAACTCCGGTGGCACGGTGATCGCACAGGTCGAGCGAATCACGGAGTCGGGAACGCTCACCGCTCGCGACGTCACGGTCCCCGGCGTCCTGGTCGACACCGTCGTTGAGGCACCGCCGAGCCACCACCAGCAGACGTACGCGGAGGACTACAACCCCGCCTACAGCGGCGAAATCAAACGGCCGACCGACGACGGGAGTGACGGTATTCCGCTCGACATCCGGACGATTATCGCTCGTCGCGCTGCGATGGAACTCGAGCCGAATTCGGTCATCAATCTCGGCGTGGGCGTCCCGGAACTCGTGCCAGTCGTCGCGGCCGAAGGCGGAATCGACGACGAGATCACGCAGACCGTCGAGTCGGGGCCGGTCGGCGGCGCCGCCTCCGGTGGGATTAGCTTCGGGACCGCGAGCAACCATCACGCGCTCGTGTCCTCGCCACAACAGTTCGACTTCTACGACGGCGGCGGTCTCGACATGGGCTTTCTGGGAATGGCACAGGCGGACGCCGCGGGCAACATCAACGTCAGCCGGTTCGGGTCACAGCTCCCCGGTTGTGGCGGCTTCATCAACATCACCCAGAACGCCGAGAAAGTCGTGTTCTGTGGCACGCTGACGACCAATGGACTCGAGATAGAGACCGGAAACGGAGCGCTCTCGATCGAACGCGAGGGGACGAGTCCCAAGTTCATCGACTCGGTCGAACAGATCACCTTCAGCGGCGAGTACGCCACCGACATCGATCAGCCGATCGTCTACGTAACCGAGCGTGCGGTCTTCGAACTCACCGAGGCCGGACTCGAGCTCACGGAGGTCGCGCCGGGTATCGACGTGGAAACCGACGTCATCGACGAGATGGGCTTCGAGCCGCTCGTGGCTGGCGACCTCGACGAGATGGATTCGCGACTGTTCGTCGACGAACGGTTTGATCTGACCGACGTGCTCTAG
- a CDS encoding acyl-CoA dehydrogenase family protein: MEPTNEQQLIQETVREFVEEEVVDAVDEYDEAQTFPEDVWDGLAELDLTGLTVPEGYGGFDADEVTYSIVNEEVARGHLAVATALSVHCLATSCIRQFGTDEHREQWLPDMVDGRPVGAFALSEPDAGSNPAEMSTEARLEDGEYVINGKKQWITNGKRAGVVVLFAKTDRDDPDSVTQFLVPKDTPGLEVGKKEDKLGLRASDTTTLLFDDARIPEENRLTEVGEGLKAAFSILTGGRIAIASQAVGVAQAALDAAVSYANEREQFGEPIINHQAIAHKLADMQTDVQAARLLTRDAARKNDDGLDAQAASMAKYFASETAVDVANEAVQVHGGYGYTKDFDVERYYRDAKITTIYEGTSEIQKEVISRHLTE, encoded by the coding sequence ATGGAGCCGACAAACGAGCAGCAGCTGATACAGGAGACAGTCCGAGAATTCGTCGAGGAGGAAGTCGTCGATGCGGTCGACGAGTACGACGAGGCGCAGACGTTTCCGGAAGACGTCTGGGACGGGCTCGCGGAGCTCGATCTAACCGGGCTGACGGTCCCGGAAGGGTACGGCGGGTTCGACGCCGACGAAGTGACCTACAGCATCGTCAACGAGGAAGTAGCGCGCGGACATCTGGCGGTGGCAACGGCGCTGTCGGTTCACTGTCTGGCGACATCGTGTATCCGCCAGTTCGGCACCGACGAGCACAGAGAGCAGTGGCTGCCGGATATGGTCGACGGCCGGCCGGTCGGAGCGTTCGCGCTCTCGGAGCCGGACGCCGGGTCGAACCCGGCGGAGATGAGCACCGAGGCTCGTCTCGAGGACGGTGAGTACGTGATCAACGGGAAGAAACAGTGGATCACGAACGGAAAGCGTGCGGGCGTCGTCGTTCTGTTCGCGAAAACCGACCGCGACGATCCGGACAGCGTGACGCAGTTCTTGGTTCCCAAAGACACGCCGGGACTGGAAGTCGGCAAGAAAGAGGACAAACTCGGACTGCGCGCGAGCGATACGACGACGCTGCTCTTCGATGACGCGCGAATTCCAGAGGAGAACCGCTTGACTGAGGTCGGTGAAGGGCTGAAAGCCGCGTTTTCGATCCTGACCGGCGGTCGGATCGCGATCGCCAGCCAGGCTGTCGGAGTTGCCCAGGCAGCCCTCGACGCTGCTGTGAGTTACGCCAACGAACGCGAGCAGTTCGGGGAGCCGATCATCAACCACCAGGCGATCGCACACAAGCTCGCGGATATGCAGACGGATGTCCAGGCCGCACGCCTGCTGACGCGCGACGCCGCCCGGAAGAACGACGACGGTCTCGACGCGCAAGCGGCGAGCATGGCGAAGTACTTCGCGAGCGAAACGGCCGTTGACGTCGCGAACGAAGCGGTCCAGGTTCACGGCGGCTACGGGTACACCAAGGACTTCGATGTCGAACGCTACTACCGGGACGCCAAGATCACCACGATCTACGAAGGGACCTCGGAAATACAGAAAGAGGTTATCTCACGGCACCTGACGGAGTGA
- a CDS encoding 3-hydroxyacyl-CoA dehydrogenase NAD-binding domain-containing protein: MALHLETIDRVGVVGAGTMGSGIAQVAATADYDVVMRDIEREYVESGFETIDDSLGRLVSRDRLTEDEAGDTRDRITGTTDLEDLADCDIVIEAALEDLGVKRDIFADLDSVCRDDAILATNTSTLSITSIASDLEHPERVVGLHFMNPVPIMEGVEIVVGEKTANDATELAHTFAEDLEKTTWESDDKPGFVTNRILMPWINEGIRAYDEDVATKEDIDTGMELGTNVPMGPLTLADHIGLDVCLHASETLHEELGDRYKPAYLLKRKVEAGDLGKKTGNGFYEYE, encoded by the coding sequence ATGGCTTTGCACCTAGAGACGATCGACCGTGTCGGCGTCGTCGGCGCGGGCACGATGGGCAGTGGCATCGCACAAGTCGCCGCAACTGCGGACTACGATGTCGTGATGCGCGACATCGAACGAGAGTACGTCGAAAGCGGCTTCGAGACTATCGACGACAGCCTCGGTCGGCTCGTCTCCAGAGACCGCTTGACCGAGGACGAGGCCGGCGACACCCGTGACCGAATCACCGGCACAACCGACCTCGAGGATCTCGCGGACTGTGATATCGTCATCGAGGCGGCCCTCGAGGATCTCGGGGTCAAACGCGACATCTTTGCTGATCTCGATTCGGTCTGTCGTGACGACGCCATCCTCGCGACGAACACGAGCACGCTCTCGATCACCTCGATCGCGTCCGACCTCGAACACCCCGAGCGCGTAGTCGGGTTGCACTTCATGAACCCCGTCCCGATCATGGAGGGCGTCGAGATCGTCGTCGGTGAGAAGACGGCCAACGATGCCACCGAACTGGCTCATACCTTCGCCGAAGACCTCGAGAAGACGACGTGGGAATCCGACGACAAGCCGGGGTTCGTCACGAATCGCATCCTGATGCCCTGGATCAACGAGGGGATCCGGGCCTACGACGAAGATGTCGCCACGAAGGAGGACATCGATACGGGGATGGAACTCGGGACGAACGTCCCGATGGGGCCACTGACGCTGGCCGACCATATCGGACTCGACGTCTGCCTTCACGCCTCCGAGACGCTCCACGAGGAGCTGGGCGATCGGTACAAACCCGCCTACCTCCTCAAGCGAAAGGTCGAGGCGGGTGACCTCGGGAAAAAGACGGGCAACGGGTTCTATGAGTACGAGTAA